Proteins from one Deltaproteobacteria bacterium genomic window:
- a CDS encoding MmgE/PrpD family protein, giving the protein MGATEEIAEFVAATRTGGIPDAVLGLAKRGVIDTLGVAIGAAAHPIGDILSKTLSPTSTGAVCLWNGRGKVDAMDGALCNGTIGHTLDFDDGGVALTPMHPSTPVLAAVWALGESGNFSGKDVLAAYTVGVEVECKVASAISLTHYDHGWHSTAVLGSFGAAAGCGFLLGLNVAALRTAIGIAASMTGGLKVNFGTMTKPLHAGLAARNGLMAAQLAQHGWTANQNALETGKGFFEVFQCGEVGALHLGQPFHFHSPGVSIKRFPSCSATHHCIEAMLALKSAHNLRAEQIERIDCSVHAVSYQALRKEPGVSTPEQGRFSLHFTMPLIVLEGSVELKHFAPRYFDRKDLQALSNRVAIAIHPELETLESKKKAFGEVTVTLKDGRRLSHRATEIRGRPPLPLSDADVDGKFVGCAEPALGEDKARALLTALRCLEAQQAMGPLLSRAYSLA; this is encoded by the coding sequence ATGGGAGCCACCGAAGAGATCGCCGAGTTCGTCGCCGCCACGCGCACCGGGGGTATTCCTGACGCCGTGCTGGGATTGGCCAAGCGCGGCGTGATCGATACCTTGGGTGTCGCCATCGGCGCCGCCGCTCACCCCATCGGCGACATACTGTCGAAAACATTATCGCCGACAAGCACCGGCGCGGTTTGTCTGTGGAACGGCCGCGGCAAAGTCGACGCGATGGATGGGGCGCTTTGCAACGGCACCATCGGCCACACCTTGGACTTCGACGACGGCGGCGTTGCGCTGACGCCGATGCATCCTTCGACGCCGGTGCTCGCCGCGGTCTGGGCGCTCGGCGAGAGCGGCAACTTTTCTGGCAAAGACGTGCTGGCGGCGTACACCGTGGGCGTCGAAGTCGAGTGTAAGGTCGCCAGCGCCATATCGTTAACGCACTACGATCATGGCTGGCACTCGACGGCGGTGCTCGGTTCGTTTGGAGCTGCGGCTGGCTGCGGCTTTCTGCTAGGTTTGAATGTAGCAGCGCTGCGCACGGCCATCGGCATCGCGGCCTCGATGACCGGCGGGCTGAAAGTCAATTTCGGCACCATGACCAAACCGCTTCACGCCGGCCTGGCCGCGCGCAATGGCTTGATGGCAGCGCAACTGGCGCAACACGGCTGGACCGCCAATCAAAACGCATTGGAGACCGGAAAGGGATTTTTCGAGGTCTTCCAGTGCGGCGAAGTCGGCGCGCTGCATCTCGGCCAGCCCTTTCATTTTCACTCGCCCGGTGTCTCGATCAAGCGCTTTCCATCTTGCTCTGCCACCCACCATTGCATCGAAGCGATGCTCGCGCTCAAAAGCGCCCATAATCTTAGAGCTGAACAGATCGAGCGCATCGACTGCAGCGTGCACGCGGTTTCCTACCAAGCGCTACGCAAAGAGCCCGGGGTCTCAACCCCTGAGCAGGGCCGTTTCAGCTTGCACTTCACCATGCCGTTGATTGTTCTCGAAGGCTCGGTGGAGCTCAAACACTTCGCGCCGCGCTACTTTGACAGAAAAGATTTGCAGGCGCTTTCCAACAGGGTGGCGATCGCCATTCATCCGGAACTCGAAACTCTAGAGTCCAAGAAAAAAGCTTTCGGCGAAGTCACCGTGACTTTGAAAGACGGCCGCCGCCTGAGCCATCGCGCCACGGAGATTCGCGGCCGCCCGCCGCTGCCGCTCAGCGATGCCGACGTCGACGGCAAATTTGTCGGTTGCGCCGAGCCGGCACTAGGGGAAGACAAGGCGCGAGCGCTGTTAACGGCGCTGCGCTGTCTCGAGGCGCAGCAAGCGATGGGGCCGCTGCTGTCCCGCGCTTATTCCCTTGCATAA
- a CDS encoding glycosyltransferase family 2 protein: MELSIVIPVYNEEENVEPLIREITEALQPLGKSYEIIAVDDGSQDATFDMLSKIHHAEKRLKVVRLKRNFGQTAAMAAGLAHARGDVVIMMDGDGQNDPADIPALLAELDKGFDLVAGWRHKRQDAFLNRRLPSMIANGLISMTTKVQLHDYGCTLKGMTREVARDLKLYGEMHRFIPAIAYERGARVAELKVNHRPRLRGKSKYGITRTLRVVLDLLTVKFLISYSTRPSHVFGPIGVISGLAGFALAISLTLEKLIYGANIGDRPLLLLAILLIFIGFQFVTMGLLGEMLARTYHESQGKPVYAVREVLGEG; the protein is encoded by the coding sequence ATGGAGCTCTCCATAGTCATTCCCGTTTACAACGAGGAAGAAAATGTCGAGCCGCTGATTCGGGAAATCACCGAAGCTCTGCAGCCGCTCGGTAAGTCTTACGAAATCATTGCCGTTGACGATGGCAGCCAGGACGCCACCTTCGACATGCTGAGTAAAATTCATCATGCGGAAAAGCGGCTCAAAGTTGTGCGACTCAAGCGTAATTTTGGCCAGACCGCGGCAATGGCGGCGGGTTTGGCCCATGCGCGCGGCGATGTCGTTATCATGATGGATGGTGACGGCCAGAACGATCCCGCCGACATTCCGGCGCTGTTGGCGGAGCTCGACAAGGGGTTCGATCTGGTTGCGGGTTGGCGCCACAAGCGACAGGACGCGTTTCTCAACCGGCGCCTGCCTTCGATGATCGCCAACGGACTGATCTCGATGACCACCAAGGTGCAGCTCCATGACTATGGCTGCACTCTCAAAGGGATGACTCGGGAAGTGGCACGGGATTTGAAACTCTATGGCGAAATGCACCGCTTCATTCCGGCGATAGCCTACGAACGAGGTGCGCGGGTTGCCGAGTTGAAAGTGAATCATCGGCCGCGTCTGCGCGGCAAGTCGAAATATGGCATTACCCGGACGTTACGCGTGGTTCTCGATCTACTGACGGTGAAATTCTTGATCAGCTACTCGACCCGGCCCTCGCATGTCTTCGGTCCCATCGGGGTGATCAGCGGCCTAGCTGGCTTTGCCCTTGCCATATCTTTGACACTGGAAAAGTTGATCTATGGCGCCAACATCGGCGACCGGCCGCTTTTGCTGCTGGCGATTTTGCTGATCTTCATCGGTTTTCAGTTCGTGACGATGGGGCTGTTGGGCGAAATGCTGGCGCGCACTTATCACGAGTCGCAAGGCAAGCCGGTCTATGCGGTAAGAGAGGTTTTGGGAGAAGGATAA
- the lepB gene encoding signal peptidase I: MEAQANVKTKSAIREYAEAIFMALLLALFIRTFIVQAFRIPSGSMIPTLQIGDHILVNKLAYGIRMPFLEKYLLDYRKPQSGDVIVFIFPEDPSKDFIKRVIGVAGDTVEVRNKKVYINGKQVEDAHAHFEGDDPQAAGMSGRDYGPRAVPENHVFVMGDNRDRSYDSRFWGYVSLDAVRGKAFLIYFSWDGGDRWVRWERLGNLIW; encoded by the coding sequence ATGGAAGCGCAAGCCAACGTTAAGACCAAATCCGCCATCCGCGAGTACGCCGAAGCCATTTTTATGGCTTTGCTGCTGGCGCTGTTCATCCGGACCTTCATCGTGCAGGCATTCAGGATTCCCTCCGGCTCGATGATTCCAACCCTGCAAATCGGCGATCATATTCTGGTCAATAAGCTAGCTTACGGCATCCGCATGCCGTTCTTAGAAAAATACCTGCTCGACTACCGCAAGCCGCAGAGCGGCGACGTGATTGTGTTTATTTTTCCCGAGGACCCGTCCAAAGACTTTATCAAACGGGTGATCGGCGTCGCCGGCGACACGGTCGAAGTGCGCAATAAGAAAGTTTACATCAACGGCAAGCAAGTCGAAGATGCCCATGCCCACTTCGAAGGTGACGACCCGCAAGCCGCTGGCATGAGTGGCCGCGACTACGGGCCGCGCGCCGTGCCTGAGAATCATGTCTTCGTCATGGGCGATAACCGCGATCGCAGCTACGATAGCCGCTTCTGGGGCTATGTCAGCCTGGATGCCGTGCGTGGCAAAGCTTTTCTGATCTATTTCTCCTGGGACGGCGGCGACCGCTGGGTGCGCTGGGAGCGGCTGGGCAATCTGATCTGGTAG
- a CDS encoding sugar kinase, protein MSVLVVGTVAFDSIETPFGSAERILGGSASYFALGASLFAPVRIVGVIGRDFPQEYLDLFHERKIDLEGLARASGDTFHWRGRYHEDINVRDTLELHLNVLAGFVPSLPERYRDAEYVFLGNIDPAMQGEVLNQIRRMKLVVCDTMDHWINSSPDELRKVLGRIETLVLNDSEARLLSGYNNIVKAARAILKMGPKTVLIKRGEYGVLQFSDSSVFATPAYPLEEVFDPTGAGDSFAGGFMGQLARSGDTSQKGIRRAIVYGSVVASFTVEDFGVKRLTSASLADIEERYQRFVQLTDFHT, encoded by the coding sequence ATGAGTGTACTGGTTGTTGGCACCGTGGCGTTCGATTCGATCGAGACGCCGTTTGGCTCCGCCGAGCGAATTCTCGGCGGGTCGGCATCTTATTTTGCGTTGGGAGCGAGTCTGTTTGCGCCGGTCAGAATCGTTGGCGTTATCGGCCGCGACTTTCCGCAAGAGTATCTCGATCTATTTCACGAGCGCAAGATCGATCTTGAAGGCTTGGCCCGCGCCAGCGGCGATACTTTTCACTGGCGCGGCCGCTACCATGAAGATATCAATGTGCGCGACACGCTGGAGTTGCACTTAAACGTGCTGGCGGGCTTTGTGCCCAGCTTGCCGGAGCGCTATCGCGACGCCGAGTATGTTTTTCTCGGCAACATCGATCCGGCCATGCAGGGCGAAGTTTTGAATCAAATTCGCCGCATGAAGCTGGTGGTATGCGATACGATGGACCACTGGATCAATTCGAGCCCCGATGAGCTGCGCAAAGTATTGGGCCGCATCGAGACCCTGGTGCTCAACGATTCCGAAGCGCGCTTGTTAAGCGGCTACAACAACATTGTCAAAGCGGCGCGGGCGATTCTCAAAATGGGGCCGAAAACCGTGTTGATCAAACGGGGCGAGTACGGGGTGTTGCAGTTCTCCGATTCCTCGGTTTTTGCCACGCCGGCCTATCCGTTGGAAGAGGTTTTCGACCCCACCGGTGCAGGTGATTCCTTCGCCGGCGGGTTCATGGGTCAGCTGGCGCGCTCCGGTGACACCAGCCAAAAAGGCATTCGCCGCGCCATAGTTTATGGTTCAGTGGTGGCATCGTTCACAGTGGAAGATTTCGGTGTCAAGCGTCTGACGAGCGCCTCGCTCGCCGACATCGAGGAGCGCTATCAACGCTTCGTTCAGTTGACCGACTTTCATACGTAA
- a CDS encoding SDR family oxidoreductase, with translation MARYLITGGAGFIGSHLCEHFLAQGHEVICMDNYSTGAKENVGAFLKNPRFRFVDHNVSRYIEVQEPLDFVLHFASPASPVDYLELPIPTLKVGALGTHNTLGLAKAKGATYLLASTSEVYGDPLVRPQNEEYWGNVNPVGPRGVYDEAKRFAEAMTMAYHRYHGLNTRIVRIFNTYGPRMRLRDGRVVPNFISQALTGQPLTVYGQGQQTRSFQYVDDLVAGIQKLLESSYHLPVNIGNPYEMTVLQFAEKIIELTRSKSQIVYKPLPEDDPQVRQPDITKATTILGWAPKVQLEEGLTKTIEYFRPRVKGN, from the coding sequence ATGGCTAGATACTTAATCACCGGCGGCGCAGGCTTCATCGGTTCTCATCTGTGCGAGCATTTTCTCGCCCAAGGGCATGAAGTGATCTGCATGGACAACTATTCGACGGGCGCGAAAGAAAACGTCGGGGCTTTTCTTAAGAACCCGCGCTTTCGCTTCGTCGACCACAACGTCAGCCGCTATATCGAAGTTCAAGAGCCGCTCGATTTCGTGCTTCACTTTGCTTCGCCGGCGAGCCCGGTGGACTATCTTGAGCTGCCGATTCCGACGTTGAAAGTCGGCGCGCTGGGCACCCACAACACCCTGGGTTTGGCTAAAGCCAAGGGGGCGACTTATTTGCTTGCTTCAACCTCGGAAGTGTATGGCGATCCGTTGGTGCGGCCGCAAAACGAAGAGTACTGGGGCAACGTCAACCCGGTCGGTCCGCGCGGCGTTTACGACGAAGCGAAGCGCTTCGCCGAGGCCATGACCATGGCTTACCATCGCTATCATGGTTTGAACACCCGCATCGTGCGCATCTTCAACACCTATGGGCCGCGCATGCGCCTGCGCGACGGCCGCGTGGTGCCCAATTTTATTTCTCAAGCGCTAACCGGCCAGCCGCTGACGGTCTACGGCCAGGGACAGCAGACGCGCAGCTTTCAGTACGTCGACGACCTAGTCGCCGGCATACAGAAGTTATTGGAGTCGAGCTATCATTTGCCGGTGAACATCGGCAATCCCTATGAGATGACCGTGCTGCAGTTCGCTGAAAAAATCATCGAGCTCACCCGGTCCAAAAGCCAAATCGTCTACAAGCCGCTGCCTGAGGATGACCCGCAGGTGCGTCAGCCGGATATCACCAAGGCGACAACGATTCTCGGTTGGGCGCCGAAAGTCCAACTTGAAGAGGGATTGACGAAGACCATCGAATATTTTCGGCCGCGGGTGAAAGGGAATTAA
- the lepA gene encoding elongation factor 4: MTSDRIRNFSIIAHIDHGKSTLADRLLEFTGAISARERTDQILDSMELERERGITIKASPVCLHYKAKDSMEYTLNLIDTPGHVDFTYEVSRSLAACEGALLIVDAAQGVEAQTVANVHMAIDHDLEVIPVINKIDLPSAEPERVKQEIEDVIGIDASGAILASAKEGVGTEEILEAIIKNVPPPKGKITDLLRALIIDSWFDPYHGAVVMMRVFDGQVVKGSRIRMMSSGRSFEVLRLGVYGPRPVEVNELGAGEVGFLMAGIKEVAETRIGDTITSEERPASQPLPGFKPMKPMVFSGLYPTDSGQYQALREALEKLRLNDSSFTYEPETSQALGFGFRCGFLGLLHMDIVRERLEREFSLSLITTAATVVYQITTTTGEVLLVDNPVKFPSDGNIERIEEPVIQATLHLPQEFVGGVMKICEEKRGTQKEIRYLGPNRVMLVYELPLNEIVVDFYDRLKSLSRGYASMDYEVAGYRAADLVKLDVRINGDLVDAMSMIVHRNNAYYRGRDLVQKMRELIPRQMFEVVIQAAIGSRIISREAVKALRKNVTAKCYGGDITRKRKLLEKQKEGKKRMKQVGKVEIPQEAFLAALKV, from the coding sequence ATGACATCGGACCGCATTCGCAATTTCTCAATCATCGCCCATATTGATCACGGCAAATCGACTCTAGCCGACCGTCTGTTGGAATTCACCGGCGCCATCAGCGCGCGCGAGCGAACCGACCAGATCTTGGACAGCATGGAGCTCGAGCGCGAGCGTGGTATTACCATCAAGGCCAGCCCGGTCTGTCTGCACTACAAAGCCAAAGACAGCATGGAATATACCCTCAATCTCATCGACACGCCCGGCCATGTCGATTTTACCTACGAAGTTTCGCGCAGCTTGGCGGCCTGCGAGGGCGCCTTGCTGATTGTCGATGCGGCGCAGGGCGTCGAAGCGCAGACCGTCGCCAATGTGCATATGGCGATTGATCATGATCTCGAAGTAATTCCGGTAATCAACAAGATCGATCTCCCGAGCGCCGAGCCGGAGCGGGTGAAGCAGGAGATCGAGGACGTGATCGGCATCGATGCGTCGGGGGCGATACTGGCCAGCGCGAAAGAGGGCGTCGGCACCGAAGAGATCCTCGAAGCGATCATCAAAAACGTGCCGCCGCCGAAAGGCAAAATCACCGACCTGCTGCGCGCGTTAATCATCGATAGCTGGTTCGACCCCTATCACGGCGCCGTCGTGATGATGCGAGTTTTTGATGGCCAAGTCGTCAAAGGCTCGCGCATCCGCATGATGTCAAGCGGCCGATCCTTTGAAGTGTTGCGTTTGGGCGTTTACGGGCCGCGGCCGGTCGAGGTAAATGAATTGGGCGCCGGCGAAGTCGGTTTCTTGATGGCCGGCATCAAAGAGGTTGCCGAGACGCGCATCGGCGACACTATCACGAGCGAGGAGCGGCCGGCGAGCCAACCTCTGCCCGGCTTCAAACCGATGAAGCCGATGGTTTTCAGCGGCCTCTATCCCACCGACTCCGGACAATACCAGGCGCTGCGCGAGGCGCTCGAGAAACTGCGGTTGAACGATTCGTCGTTTACCTACGAACCGGAAACTTCGCAGGCGTTGGGCTTTGGTTTTCGCTGCGGCTTTCTGGGGCTGCTGCACATGGACATCGTGCGCGAGCGGCTCGAGCGCGAGTTCTCGCTCAGCTTGATTACCACTGCGGCGACGGTGGTCTACCAGATCACTACAACCACAGGCGAAGTCTTGTTGGTGGACAACCCGGTCAAGTTTCCCAGCGACGGCAACATTGAGCGGATCGAAGAGCCGGTGATTCAAGCGACGCTGCACTTGCCGCAGGAATTCGTCGGCGGCGTCATGAAGATCTGCGAGGAGAAGCGCGGCACGCAGAAAGAGATTCGCTACCTGGGTCCGAATCGGGTGATGCTGGTCTATGAGCTGCCGCTCAACGAGATCGTCGTCGATTTCTATGACCGTTTAAAATCGCTGAGCCGGGGCTATGCGTCAATGGATTACGAAGTGGCCGGCTACCGCGCCGCCGACCTGGTCAAGCTCGACGTGCGCATCAATGGCGATTTGGTCGATGCCATGTCGATGATCGTCCATCGCAACAACGCCTACTATCGCGGCCGCGATCTGGTGCAGAAAATGCGCGAGTTGATCCCGCGCCAGATGTTTGAGGTTGTCATCCAGGCCGCCATCGGCAGCCGGATAATCTCCCGCGAAGCGGTCAAAGCGCTGCGCAAAAACGTGACAGCCAAGTGCTACGGCGGCGATATTACGCGCAAGCGCAAGCTTCTCGAAAAGCAGAAAGAGGGCAAGAAGCGCATGAAGCAGGTGGGCAAAGTGGAAATCCCGCAGGAAGCTTTTCTTGCCGCCTTGAAAGTCTAA
- a CDS encoding UDP-glucose/GDP-mannose dehydrogenase family protein translates to MKITVVGTGYVGLVAGTCFAESGNDVICVDIDAEKIAMLNDGKVPIYEPGLEEMVKSNAEDQRLTFTTNLNDAVKASPIIFIAVGTPQGQTGHADLQYVKATAKGIAKAMDEFKVIVTKSTVPVGTADQIKQWISEETKVPFAVISNPEFMKEGAAVEDFMKPDRVVLGGDNAEALATIKELYEPFVRTGNPILTMDSRSAEMSKYAANAMLATKISFINEVAKLCESMHANIGEVRRAISLDRRIGPHFIFPGAGYGGSCFSKDIRAMISMGGDTPEMLLLKAVEAVNERQKNLLFEKVQRHFGAHLKGLTFAIWGLAFKPRTDDMRDAPAIKVIESLLAAGARVQAFDPEAMEEARKIFGDRIQYTHRNYDALHGAAALLILTEWNEFRRPDFARVKNLLQQPVIFDGRNIYDPADLLKLGFKYYSIGRNNG, encoded by the coding sequence ATGAAAATCACAGTCGTTGGCACGGGCTACGTTGGCCTGGTCGCCGGTACTTGCTTTGCCGAAAGCGGCAACGATGTTATTTGCGTCGATATCGACGCCGAAAAAATTGCCATGCTCAACGACGGCAAGGTGCCGATCTACGAGCCGGGCTTGGAAGAGATGGTCAAGAGCAACGCCGAAGATCAGCGTCTGACGTTTACCACGAACTTGAATGACGCCGTCAAAGCGTCGCCGATTATTTTCATCGCCGTGGGCACGCCGCAGGGGCAGACTGGCCACGCCGACTTGCAGTACGTCAAGGCGACTGCCAAGGGCATCGCCAAGGCGATGGACGAGTTTAAGGTTATCGTCACCAAAAGCACGGTGCCGGTGGGCACCGCCGATCAAATTAAGCAGTGGATATCCGAAGAGACCAAAGTGCCCTTCGCGGTGATTTCCAACCCGGAGTTCATGAAAGAGGGCGCCGCCGTCGAAGACTTCATGAAACCCGATCGCGTCGTTTTGGGCGGCGACAACGCCGAGGCGTTGGCGACCATCAAAGAGCTCTATGAGCCGTTTGTGCGCACCGGCAATCCGATCTTGACCATGGACAGCCGCAGCGCCGAGATGAGCAAGTACGCCGCCAACGCCATGTTGGCAACCAAGATTTCGTTCATCAATGAAGTGGCCAAATTGTGCGAGTCGATGCACGCCAATATCGGCGAGGTGCGGCGCGCGATTAGTCTCGACCGGCGCATCGGGCCGCACTTTATTTTTCCGGGCGCGGGCTACGGCGGTTCGTGTTTCTCCAAAGACATACGGGCGATGATCAGCATGGGCGGCGACACGCCGGAAATGCTTCTCTTGAAAGCCGTGGAGGCGGTCAACGAGCGGCAAAAAAATCTGCTCTTCGAAAAAGTCCAGCGCCATTTTGGCGCCCATTTAAAAGGCCTCACCTTTGCGATCTGGGGTCTTGCTTTTAAGCCGCGCACCGACGACATGCGCGACGCGCCGGCCATCAAAGTCATCGAATCGCTGCTCGCTGCCGGCGCGCGGGTGCAGGCGTTCGATCCCGAAGCGATGGAAGAAGCGCGCAAGATTTTCGGCGACCGGATTCAGTACACGCATCGCAACTACGATGCGTTGCACGGCGCGGCGGCGCTGTTGATCTTGACCGAATGGAATGAATTTCGCCGGCCCGATTTTGCTCGGGTCAAGAATCTCTTGCAGCAGCCGGTGATTTTCGACGGCCGCAATATCTACGATCCAGCGGATCTCCTCAAGCTTGGCTTCAAATACTACTCGATTGGAAGAAACAATGGCTAG
- a CDS encoding FAD-dependent oxidoreductase has translation MANLKELQTDVLVIGAGNAALVAAEAAYDAGLKVTTLERAPKIRRGGNSAFSGGLFRFAFSDFEHVKEIVNETPGVEFTDVDVEPYPTDMFYADLMRVTEGMADPALTEMLVARSEEVVTWMAKHGIDWELHMSHVAKVKGKFIWRSGTIPVSARGGGHGLQEMHFKHVEERGMEVLYQARALELSQDDSGAVNGALITTPAGRQMVKAKAVVLACGGFESNPEMRARYLGQNWDLVKVRGTRYNTGDGINMAVAVGANPFGHWSGCHASVIDGDSPNIEAAQDESTRYSYPYSIMVNTLGERFVDEGEDFQVYTYAKTGRRILAQPGQMAFQIFDGKTIPLLRSNYVRSRPVVANTIEELADGLGIEPKRLRRTVDEFNKAVSPAEFDFSKRDGKCTIGLNPDKSNWASPIDTPPYQAYSVACGITFTYGGLRIDPQCRVLTADDEPIPGLWAAGELTGGFFYHNYPSGSGLMRGAITGHVSASEAVKYIKGK, from the coding sequence GTGGCCAATCTCAAAGAACTCCAAACCGATGTGTTAGTTATCGGCGCCGGCAATGCCGCTCTGGTGGCCGCCGAAGCGGCCTACGATGCCGGGCTCAAAGTGACGACCCTGGAGCGCGCGCCGAAGATTCGCCGCGGCGGCAACTCGGCTTTTTCCGGCGGGCTGTTTCGCTTTGCCTTTAGCGACTTCGAGCATGTCAAAGAAATTGTCAACGAAACACCCGGCGTCGAGTTCACAGACGTCGACGTCGAGCCCTACCCGACCGACATGTTCTACGCCGACCTGATGCGTGTCACCGAAGGAATGGCCGATCCGGCACTCACCGAAATGCTCGTGGCACGCTCCGAGGAAGTCGTCACCTGGATGGCCAAGCATGGCATCGATTGGGAACTGCACATGAGCCATGTCGCCAAAGTCAAAGGCAAGTTTATCTGGCGCTCGGGCACGATCCCGGTCTCGGCGCGCGGCGGCGGCCATGGGTTGCAGGAAATGCACTTCAAGCATGTCGAAGAGCGCGGCATGGAGGTGCTTTATCAGGCGCGCGCCTTGGAACTATCGCAGGACGACAGCGGCGCGGTGAACGGCGCGCTAATCACGACGCCGGCGGGCAGACAAATGGTCAAAGCCAAAGCCGTGGTGCTCGCCTGCGGCGGCTTTGAATCCAACCCTGAGATGCGCGCGCGCTATCTCGGCCAGAACTGGGATTTGGTCAAAGTGCGCGGCACGCGCTACAACACCGGCGATGGCATCAACATGGCGGTGGCGGTAGGCGCCAACCCTTTCGGCCACTGGAGCGGCTGCCACGCCTCGGTGATCGACGGCGACAGCCCAAACATCGAAGCGGCACAGGATGAGAGCACGCGCTACTCCTACCCTTACAGCATCATGGTGAATACGCTCGGCGAGCGCTTCGTCGACGAGGGCGAGGACTTTCAGGTCTACACGTACGCCAAGACCGGGCGGCGCATACTCGCTCAGCCCGGCCAGATGGCTTTTCAAATTTTTGACGGCAAGACCATTCCGCTTTTGCGCAGCAACTATGTGCGCAGCCGCCCGGTGGTGGCCAATACGATCGAGGAATTGGCCGACGGCTTAGGCATCGAACCAAAACGTTTGCGCCGGACTGTCGATGAATTCAACAAAGCGGTGTCACCGGCGGAGTTCGACTTTTCCAAGCGCGACGGCAAGTGCACGATCGGTTTAAATCCCGACAAATCGAACTGGGCGTCGCCCATCGACACCCCGCCCTATCAAGCCTACTCCGTTGCCTGCGGCATTACCTTTACCTACGGCGGCCTGCGCATCGATCCGCAGTGCCGGGTGTTGACCGCGGACGACGAACCGATTCCCGGTTTGTGGGCGGCCGGCGAATTGACCGGCGGATTTTTCTATCACAACTATCCGAGTGGGTCTGGCTTGATGCGCGGCGCCATCACCGGCCATGTATCCGCGAGCGAAGCCGTGAAATATATCAAAGGCAAATAA
- a CDS encoding NAD-dependent epimerase/dehydratase family protein, producing the protein MKIVVTGGAGFIASHIVDAYIERGHEVHIFDDFSTGQKANVNCKAKLHEVDIADKKAAALIGSIKPDVLNHHAAQMDVRHSVSDPMFDARVNILGFVSILEAAKNSGVKKVLFSSSGGAAYGEQDVFPAAEDHPTRPASPYGVSKRAGELYLGYYHQAFGIPYIALRYANIYGPRQSSKGEAGVVAIFISLLVEGKSPTINGDGKQTRDYVFVGDVVRANLAALDSDYVGPINIGTGKETDVVTIYQELRKGLGSPCEAIHAPAKVGEQRRSSLDASLAKKVLGWQAQMPLDQGLKTTISWWRDSAP; encoded by the coding sequence ATGAAGATCGTCGTCACCGGCGGCGCGGGGTTTATTGCTTCGCATATTGTCGATGCCTACATTGAGCGTGGCCATGAAGTGCACATTTTCGACGATTTCTCCACCGGTCAGAAAGCCAACGTCAATTGCAAAGCCAAGCTCCATGAAGTCGACATCGCCGACAAGAAAGCGGCGGCGTTAATCGGCTCGATCAAGCCTGACGTGCTCAATCACCATGCGGCGCAGATGGACGTGCGCCATTCGGTTTCCGACCCGATGTTCGATGCGCGGGTCAATATTTTGGGTTTCGTTAGCATACTCGAAGCGGCCAAAAACAGCGGCGTGAAAAAAGTGCTATTTTCGTCGTCCGGGGGAGCTGCCTACGGTGAGCAAGATGTTTTTCCCGCCGCCGAGGATCATCCGACGCGTCCGGCGAGCCCCTACGGCGTCAGCAAGCGCGCCGGCGAGTTGTACTTGGGCTACTACCATCAAGCTTTCGGGATTCCCTATATCGCGCTGCGCTACGCCAACATCTACGGCCCGCGCCAGTCGAGCAAAGGCGAGGCCGGGGTGGTGGCGATTTTCATTTCGCTGTTGGTTGAGGGCAAGAGTCCGACTATTAATGGCGATGGCAAACAAACTCGTGACTATGTCTTTGTTGGAGATGTCGTGCGTGCTAATCTAGCGGCACTAGATAGCGACTATGTCGGGCCGATCAATATCGGCACCGGCAAAGAAACCGACGTGGTGACCATTTACCAAGAGCTGCGCAAAGGTCTTGGCAGTCCCTGCGAGGCGATTCACGCACCGGCGAAGGTCGGTGAACAGCGCCGCAGCTCCCTGGACGCAAGTCTGGCAAAAAAGGTCTTAGGATGGCAAGCTCAAATGCCGCTCGACCAAGGACTCAAAACGACCATCTCCTGGTGGCGTGACTCGGCGCCGTAA